The following proteins come from a genomic window of Chiroxiphia lanceolata isolate bChiLan1 chromosome 16, bChiLan1.pri, whole genome shotgun sequence:
- the LOC116794955 gene encoding myeloid-associated differentiation marker homolog yields the protein MIHPPAWPPTPSSHRAGCVWCWWQQPGGPQHKCLGGAGSSLPCAPPLHPSAQIRAAAGSTGSGACGVAGSAGGTMARVNLLALTSWVGIARLCAVVLSCLTFSLVASTGNFGGPFGTWCMFTWCFCFIVTLLVLLLELLELYPMLPLSWDDFTSAFSMLAVLMVFTTSVVFPATFISSPCSSNKCARQAVATTTSFLCFLAYAVEVGLTRAKPGDISSFLSTVPGLLKVFEAYVACLIFSLLDEYNKEPGLMWCVAVYSICFIFTFLIIIFTIGRCLAYIPCPLDKVLVGYNFLALLMYITATVLWPLYSFKGKGRPSSCGRGCPWDKHLGVTFLTIFNLIAYLVDLVYSSRMVFIRTPS from the coding sequence ATGATCCACCCGCCGGCGTGGCCGCCAACCCCCAGCAGCCACCGGGCCGGCTGTGTgtggtgctggtggcagcagccggggggtcctcagcacaagtGTCTTGGAggggctggcagctccctgccctgtgccccacccctccatcccagcGCCCAGATAAGAGCGGCTGCCGGCAGCACCGGTTCTGGGGCGTGCGGCGTGGCCGGGAGCGCCGGCGGGACCATGGCGAGGGTGAACCTGCTCGCCCTCACCTCCTGGGTGGGCATTGCCCGGCTCTGCGCCGTCGTGCTGTCCTGCCTCACCTTCAGCCTGGTGGCCTCCACGGGGAACTTCGGGGGTCCCTTTGGGACGTGGTGCATGTTCACCTGGTGCTTCTGCTTCATCGTGacgctgctggtgctgctgctggagctacTGGAGCTCTACCCCATGCTTCCACTCTCCTGGGATGACTTCACCTCGGCTTTCTCCATGCTGGCGGTGCTGATGGTCTTCACCACCTCGGTGGTCTTCCCTGCCACCTTCAtcagcagcccctgcagcagcaacaaGTGTGCCCGGCAGGCCGTGGCCACCAccacctccttcctctgcttcctcgCCTACGCCGTCGAGGTGGGACTGACCCGTGCCAAGCCCGGGGACATCAGCAGCTTCCTCTCCACTGTGCCTGGGCTCCTCAAGGTCTTCGAAGCCTACGTGGCTTGTCTTATCTTCTCCTTGCTGGATGAATACAATAAGGAACCTGGCCTGATGTGGTGTGTGGCTGTCTACTCCATCTGCTTCATCTTCACCTTCctcatcatcatcttcaccaTTGGCCGGTGCCTCGCCTACATTCCCTGCCCGCTGGACAAGGTGCTGGTGGGGTACAACTTCCTGGCCCTGCTGATGTACATCACTGCCACCGTCCTCTGGCCCCTCTACAGCTTCAAGGGAAAGGGCCGTCCCAGTTCCTGCGGCAGGGGCTGCCCATGGGACAAACACCTGGGGGTCACCTTCCTCACCATCTTCAACCTCATCGCCTACTTGGTGGATCTGGTCTACTCCAGCAGGATGGTCTTCATCAGGACACCCTCCTAA
- the SEPTIN12 gene encoding septin-12 yields MEPPAVPEEEVPVTVAPGPVGCQLFGYVGIEAVLDQMKIKTMKTGFEFNIMVVGQSGLGKSTMVNTLFKSKVSRKSSQPGQEERIPKTVQLQSITHVIEEKGVKMKLTVTDTPGFGDQINNENCWDPIIKYINEQYERYLREEILITRKRKIPDTRVHGCVYFVPPTGHWLRPLDLEFMRRLSKIVNVVPVIAKADTLTLEERAEFKQRIQEDLKTHAISVYPQEDFDQDPEDRALNDRIREKIPFAVVGADQEHQVNGKRVLGRKTKWGIIEVENPAHCEFPLLRDLLIRSHLQDLKDITHNVHYESYRVRRLNESNRPVLSPLNGLPGKGEGGSHL; encoded by the exons ATGGAGCCGCCGGCCGTGCCGGAGGAGGAGGTGCCCGTCACCGTGGCGCCTGGCCCGGTGGGTTGCCAGCTCTTTGGATATGTGGGAATTGAAGCCGTGCTCGACCAGATGAAAATCAAAACCATGAAGACGGGCTTTGAGTTCAACATCATGGTTGTGG GGCAGAGCGGGCTGGGGAAGTCGACGATGGTGAACACCCTCTTCAAGTCCAAGGTGAGCCGCAAATCCTCgcagcctgggcaggaggaacGTATTCCCAAGACAGTGCAGCTCCAGTCTATTACCCATG TAATCGAAGAGAAGGGGGTGAAGATGAAGCTGACAGTGACGGACACGCCGGGGTTTGGAGACCAGATCAACAATGAGAACTG CTGGGACCCCATCATCAAGTACATCAACGAGCAGTACGAGAGGTACCTACGGGAGGAGATCCTCATCACCCGTAAGAGGAAGATCCCAGACACTCGGGTCCATGGATGTGTCTACTTCGTCCCCCCCACAGGTCACTG GCTGCGCCCACTGGATCTGGAGTTCATGCGGCGGCTCAGCAAGATTGTCAACGTGGTGCCAGTGATCGCCAAAGCCGACACGCTCACCCTGGAGGAACGGGCAGAGTTCAAGCAGCGG ATCCAGGAGGACCTGAAGACCCACGCCATCAGCGTGTACCCACAGGAGGACTTTGACCAGGACCCTGAAGACAGGGCACTGAATGACAGGATTCGG GAGAAGATCCCCTTTGCCGTGGTGGGGGCGGACCAGGAGCACCAGGTGAATGGCAAGCGGGTGCTGGGCCGCAAGACCAAGTGGGGCATCATCGAAG TGGAGAACCCAGCACACTGCGAGTTCCCCCTCCTGCGGGACCTGCTGATCCG GTCACACCTGCAGGACCTGAAGGACATCACCCACAACGTCCACTATGAGAGCTACCGTGTGCGGCGGCTGAACGAGAGCAACCGGCCGGTGCTGAGCCCCCTCAACGGGCTGCCTGGCAAAGGTGAGGGTGGCAGCCACCTCTGA
- the MSS51 gene encoding LOW QUALITY PROTEIN: putative protein MSS51 homolog, mitochondrial (The sequence of the model RefSeq protein was modified relative to this genomic sequence to represent the inferred CDS: deleted 1 base in 1 codon), which produces MAGGRRRGGGGRRGGPQQHTGTPQAAPPPAPLCPAAPTAQPAGAAPKAGRPKKAVEERAARAPDVDSLGFQAMDRNVPGLSHVILKKLNMESYEDYKSAMDGRKSGSDFGIRTYFDMFQKMEDTFKFCAECKKLPDALPDPKSLRRCKRCQNVYYCGVACQRANWPLHKKFCKKLKLVALDRLVEWLVFTGDIPFPTETWTKPAQDVKGWEDWFSMQEQLEEKLGAIVAGRYMTLLWANAGKPRPEDGELRQSIRRLVTDFHSRPLTIGLGLRLFSIDPLARPLTVHVVGASHVETLNTRPTDYDELTRMFPGHQGVEMVMVGVDVVDGPIMRPPLATPAPRGTVYLSSYKGLYHDFWESHVETKLAARPDLVVGFHPGFHACPDLLAGWLPTLLLLRDYGLPVLFTVYSEQELKASLQILVELETHIVGYASNPFASLRPEQVYSSPNKAPVYCSSHYIALLGAEASAVPGAEGLEDDDDDGWQGGEPSAAAVGGGITPVLG; this is translated from the exons ATGGCGGGCGGGAGGCGCCGTGGGGGCGGTGGGCGGCGG GGGGGACCCCAGCAGCACACGGGGACCCCCCAGGCAGCCCCGCCGCCCGcacccctctgccctgcagcccccacggCCCAGCCAGCAGGCGCTGCCCCCAAAGCCGGCCGCCCCAAGAAGGCTGTGGAGGAACGGGCGGCGAGGGCTCCGGACGTGGACTCGCTGGGCTTCCAGGCCATGGACCGCAACGTGCCGGGGCTGTCCCATGTCATCCTAAAGAAGCTCAACATGGAGAGCTACGAGGACTACAA GTCTGCCATGGACGGGAGGAAGAGTGGCAGCGATTTCGGCATCCGGACTTACTTTGACATGTTCCAGAAGATGGAGGACACCTTCAAGTTTTGTGCTGAATGCAAGAAGCTCCCTGATGCCCTCCCTGACCCCAAAAGCCTCCGGCGTTGCAAGAG GTGCCAAAACGTGTACTACTGTGGCGTGGCATGCCAGCGTGCCAACTGGCCACTGCACAAGAAGTTCTGCAAGAAGCTGAAACTGGTGGCCCTGGATCGGTTGGTGGAGTGGCTCGTCTTCACAG GAGACATCCCCTTCCCCACGGAGACCTGGACAAAACCTGCCCAGGATGTGAAGGGTTGGGAGGACTGGTTCTccatgcaggagcagctggaggagaagctgggTGCCATCGTGGCCGGGCGGTACATGACCCTGCTCTGGGCTAACGCTGGGAAGCCCCGGCCGGAGGACGGGGAGCTGCGTCAGTCCATCCGCCGCCTGGTCACCGACTTCCACTCGCGGCCGCTCACCATCGGCCTGGGGCTGCGGCTTTTCAGCATTGACCCCCTTGCCAGGCCCCTCACCGTGCACGTGGTGGGGGCCTCCCACGTGGAGACCCTCAATACCCGGCCGACGGACTACGACGAGCTGACACGGATGTTTCCGGGGCACCAGGGCGTGGAGATGGTGATGGTGGGTGTGGACGTGGTGGACGGACCCATCATGAGGCCACCCCTGGCCACGCCAGCGCCCCGGGGAACAGTCTATCTCAGCAGCTACAAGGGGCTCTACCACGACTTCTGGGAAAGCCACGTGGAGACCAAGCTGGCTGCCCGTCCTGACCTGGTGGTGGGATTTCACCCAG GTTTCCACGCCTGCCCAGACCTGCTGGCGGGGtggctgcccaccctgctgctgctgcgggaCTATGGCCTGCCCGTGCTCTTCACTGTGTACAG CGAGCAGGAGCTGAAGGCCTCCCTGCAGATCCTCGTGGAGCTCGAGACACACATCGTGGGCTATGCCAGCAACCCCTTTGCCTCCCTGCGGCCCGAGCAGGTCTACTCCAGCCCCAACAAAGCACCCGTCTACTGCAGCTCCCACTACATcgccctgctgggagcagaggcgtctgctgtgccaggggccGAGGGGCtggaggatgatgatgatgatggctggcagggaggggagcccagtgctgctgctgtgggcgGGGGCATcaccccagtgctgggctga
- the LOC116794951 gene encoding cytoplasmic phosphatidylinositol transfer protein 1-like has product MLIKEYRICMPLTTEEYRVGQLYTISKHSHQESEKGEGVEVVKNEPHEDPVHGPGQFTEKRVHLSSKLPSWARAVTPRIFYITEKAWNYYPYTITEYTCSFLPKFSIYIETKYEDNCGDSENIFHSDKILGDHEVSFLDIAFDEIPERYYRSLEDPRFFSSAKTGRGPLREGWRQHTKPIMCSYKLVSVKFEVWGLQTRVEQFVHKVIRDILLIGHRQAFAWVDEWCGMTMEDVRRYEQETQEATNELIGLVAPAISVSEVGQPTATHSAPASAPSTPLSDEAPEFLAPPKTRPRKKSAPETLTLPALRERTGAE; this is encoded by the exons ATGCTCATCAAGGAGTACCGCATCTGCATGCCGCTCACCACCGAGGAG TACCGTGTGGGGCAGCTCTACACCATCAGCAAACACAGCCACCAGGAGAGCGAGAAGGGCGAGGGCGTGGAGGTGGTGAAGAACGAGCCCCACGAGGACCCCGTCCACGGCCCCGGCCAGTTCACTGAGAAGCGTGTCCACCTCTCCAG CAAACTGCCAAGCTGGGCACGGGCAGTGACCCCCCGAATCTTCTACATCACTGAGAAGGCCTGGAACTACTACCCCTACACCATCACTG AGTACACG TGCTCCTTCCTGCCCAAATTCTCCATCTACATCGAGACCAAGTACGAGGACAACTGCGGGGACAGTGAGAAC atCTTCCACAGTGACAAAATTCTGGGCGACCACGAGGTCTCTTTCCTGGACATTGCCTTCGACGAGATCCCTGAGCGCTACTACCGCAGCCTGGAG GACCCCCGATTCTTCAGCTCAGCCAAGACGGGCCGGGGGCCGCTGCGGGAGGGCTGGCGCCAGCACACCAAGCCCATCATGTGCTCCTACAAACTGGTGAGCGTCAAGTTCGAGGTGTGGGGGCTGCAGACGCGGGTGGAGCAGTTTGTGCACAAG GTGATCCGGGACATCCTGCTGATCGGGCACCGGCAGGCGTTCGCCTGGGTGGACGAGTGGTGCG ggaTGACGATGGAGGACGTGCGGCGCTACGAGCAGGAGACACAGGAGGCCACCAACGAGCTCATCGGCCTGGTGGCACCTGCCATCTCGGTCAGCGAGGTGGGGCAGCCGACGGCCACGCACTCGGCCCCTGCCAGCGCCCCCTCCACCCCCCTCAGCGACGAGGCCCCCGAGTTCCTCGCTCCCCCCAAGACTCGCCCACGGAAGAAGTCGGCGCCAGAGACCCTGACGCTGCCCGCGCTGCGGGAGCGCACTGGCGCCGAGTga